The Euphorbia lathyris chromosome 8, ddEupLath1.1, whole genome shotgun sequence genome has a window encoding:
- the LOC136202344 gene encoding uncharacterized protein has product MVPAKTPKVSLLSSSFSQVRLFFLYTSNFQSSKPDILGGYWLSTYGPGLVLASEHIMHDIEEAIGKLPVVLETRAKYKTLSHLKMIKRRALATIDHCNAVEADLSMNAVNEARLKELEDEASLARSNAQAASALADGLKEKLANLEKKLEEKTTEAARLSEELKAEQERLENDWERLEEACGFRAYYYGERILAALSRDFPDAGLDDPQVEVPSENEAVHYASLVDARAIIFVETPFHMILI; this is encoded by the exons ATGGTTCCGGCTAAGACTCCCAAAGTCTCCCTATtatcttcttccttttctcagGTACGCCTTTTCTTTCTATATACTTCCAACTTTCAGTCCTCGAAGCCTGATATTCTTGGGGGCTATTGGCTATCCACTTATGGTCCGGGATTGGTCCTGGCTTCGGAGCACATAATGCACGACATTGAAGAAGCCATTGGCAAACTCCCTGTTGTTCTGGAGACAAGGGCCAAATACAAGACCTTATCTCATCTTAAGATGATCAAGCGTCGGGCTCTAGCG ACTATTGATCACTGCAACGCAGTGGAGGCGGACCTTTCCATGAATGCAGTGAATGAAGCTCGCCTCAAGGAGCTAGAGGATGAGGCCTCTCTCGCCAGATCCAATGCCCAGGCAGCAAGTGCTTTGGCGGATGGTTTAAAGGAGAAACTTGCTAACCTAGAGAAGAAGCTAGAAGAGAAGACTACGGAAGCTGCCCGGTTGTCTGAGGAGCTGAAGGCGGAGCAAGAGAGGCTGGAGAATGATTGGGAACGCCTGGAGGAAGCTTGTGGATTCCGTGCCTACTATTACGGTGAGCGCATCCTGGCGGCTCTTTCGCGAGACTTTCCAGATGCTGGCCTCGACGACCCCCAAGTGGAGGTGCCTTCCGAGAATGAGGCAGTTCACTATGCTTCCTTGGTGGATGCTAGGGCGATCatctttgttgaaacacctttccacatgattttgatttga